A part of Kitasatospora acidiphila genomic DNA contains:
- a CDS encoding GH25 family lysozyme gives MGINGQDWSSYQAARPDASGLSFAFVKVTEGLTYTNPEWASQRDAARNAGLVVGYYHYPDMRNSAQSEADHFLSIAQPAVGELLCLDWEGYDSANSGVSHGNQLAYKEAFLRHLKASAPQRPVGMYCNADYWDNVDTTGYYQDYLWIATEGRPAGQPGVSANWLFHQYNSASGVDQDFCHLGSTGELRSWASSFAPTPTPAGHQPWPGYDFKLQSNEMHDGNIYNWQQQMARRGWQITADGWYGPASASICRQFQQDSTDHGWPLAVDGIVGAHTWDAAWQRPISH, from the coding sequence ATGGGCATCAACGGACAGGACTGGTCCAGCTACCAGGCGGCGCGGCCGGACGCGAGCGGCCTCAGCTTTGCGTTCGTCAAGGTCACCGAGGGCCTCACGTACACCAACCCGGAGTGGGCCAGTCAGCGGGACGCGGCGCGCAACGCGGGGCTGGTGGTCGGCTACTACCACTACCCGGACATGCGGAACTCGGCGCAGAGTGAGGCGGATCACTTCCTCTCGATCGCGCAGCCGGCGGTCGGTGAGCTGCTCTGCCTGGACTGGGAGGGCTACGACTCCGCCAACTCGGGTGTCTCGCACGGGAACCAGTTGGCGTACAAGGAGGCCTTCCTGCGGCACCTGAAGGCCTCGGCTCCGCAGCGGCCGGTCGGCATGTACTGCAACGCCGACTACTGGGACAACGTCGACACCACCGGCTACTACCAGGACTACCTGTGGATCGCCACCGAGGGCCGACCGGCCGGCCAGCCCGGGGTCAGCGCCAACTGGCTGTTCCACCAGTACAACAGCGCCAGCGGTGTCGACCAGGACTTCTGCCACCTCGGCAGCACCGGCGAACTGCGCTCCTGGGCCTCGTCGTTCGCGCCCACGCCCACGCCCGCCGGGCACCAGCCGTGGCCCGGCTACGACTTCAAGCTCCAGTCGAACGAGATGCACGACGGCAACATCTACAACTGGCAGCAGCAGATGGCCCGCCGCGGCTGGCAGATCACCGCGGACGGCTGGTACGGCCCCGCGTCCGCGAGCATCTGCCGGCAGTTCCAGCAGGACAGCACCGACCACGGCTGGCCGCTGGCGGTGGACGGCATCGTCGGGGCGCACACCTGGGACGCCGCCTGGCAGCGGCCCATAAGCCACTGA
- a CDS encoding phage tail tape measure protein has translation MAEVADLWVTLRSITAPFTEGLATSAAGADEFIAQLEALNVAADETAASLGRIGAGGALGDTEAAASLERLTVAADEAATAIERLAVAQQRSTTSSREAAAASDELGGKWLGLSGVLKGASDFAALGVAGVGYEAVKMATTFQSSTTRLVTSAGEQQSALAQVRQGMLDMAGQVGVSADDLSKAMYYVEAAGYHAADGLTVLKAAAQGAAAEGADTTTVAQALTDVLVDYHLKASDAANVTSQMIAAVAHGKTNLQDFSASFASIVPAASAAGISFQDVMAALSSMTNHGFTAQRASQNLAQALRSLLNPTNKMYDAFQQYGVSSDVLAKKLAGPNGLTDAMEYIAQAATKAGPEGTTAFAAALKSMMGTAPGANAALATVGANYEATADTIKAVGSATADSSGKVAGFALVQQGLGQQLKQLRAGFDSVMIRLGDFMIPKLSEFISLIERKGSPVVHDFASAISGIAAGFDGQAQKRPAGQVATTAGGEQHGGAAAAAQPLTGWQEVGAELRSVADDLSKVGSEASQAFRNLTQAAGPTLQLLGGAGLTALRTVASILSGVVGPAVVTVSHELDAHKGIVRDLIAVALVPLAIRLTALSVIKPVGAIAGLAKDIASFPFSQTKSLISDAKELKANLFGGQVKDSDGVVKDVEGAFPKIRSALQTGWSSLKSGSSSAKDLFSGAFDATKFQAQSAWSFISSGASQMKDSLVSSFNSASFRAAYLWQGVKDGGSQALTWLRSVGSSALTMGSNLGQAAKAGAASAWSGMISGLQSVATAGKAAAASLLEAAVAAGQSALAATRAAIAWVAEKVATLASAVAEGVLTAAEWLLNFALDANPIGLVIIAIVALVAAVIYAWNHFAWFRAGVEVTFRAIEALALWLWHQVFEPAAHGIVAAFDVVGSFFSNLPGEISGFFSDAESWLVDAGSRIIHGLVSGIKSAIGSVKSTLTNLTSDLTSWKGPPEKDAILLKPAGQLLIGGLITGIDDKIPSLRSQLTGLTAEIGSMQPALGPSVANAGALAVAGSAGLGALAVGQPTATNSAGTALPPIVVQVDGRELFKIMQTQALRNGRRNPTTGLVYA, from the coding sequence ATGGCCGAGGTCGCCGACCTGTGGGTCACCCTCCGCTCGATCACCGCCCCCTTCACCGAGGGTCTGGCGACATCTGCGGCGGGGGCCGACGAGTTCATCGCGCAGCTGGAGGCGTTGAACGTCGCGGCGGACGAGACCGCGGCGAGCCTCGGCCGGATCGGTGCTGGCGGCGCACTCGGTGACACCGAGGCCGCCGCGAGCCTAGAGCGGCTGACGGTCGCTGCTGACGAGGCGGCAACCGCCATCGAGCGGTTGGCGGTTGCCCAGCAGCGGTCGACGACCTCCTCGCGGGAGGCTGCGGCAGCGTCGGATGAGCTGGGCGGCAAGTGGCTCGGGTTGTCCGGCGTGCTGAAGGGCGCCAGCGACTTTGCCGCGCTGGGAGTCGCCGGGGTCGGCTACGAGGCCGTGAAGATGGCCACGACCTTCCAGTCCAGCACCACGCGGCTGGTCACTTCGGCGGGCGAGCAGCAGTCGGCGCTCGCCCAGGTGCGTCAGGGCATGCTCGACATGGCCGGGCAGGTCGGCGTCTCCGCCGACGACCTGAGCAAGGCCATGTACTACGTCGAGGCCGCCGGGTACCACGCAGCCGACGGCCTGACCGTGCTGAAAGCCGCCGCGCAGGGCGCCGCGGCCGAGGGCGCCGACACCACGACGGTGGCCCAGGCGCTCACGGACGTCCTGGTCGACTACCACCTGAAGGCGTCCGACGCGGCCAACGTCACCTCGCAGATGATCGCCGCGGTCGCGCACGGCAAGACCAACTTGCAGGACTTCTCAGCCTCGTTCGCGTCCATCGTGCCTGCTGCCTCCGCAGCCGGCATCAGCTTCCAGGACGTCATGGCCGCGCTCAGCAGCATGACGAACCACGGGTTCACGGCGCAGAGGGCGAGCCAGAACCTGGCCCAAGCGCTCCGCAGCTTGTTGAACCCGACGAACAAGATGTACGACGCGTTCCAGCAGTACGGCGTCTCCAGTGACGTCCTGGCCAAGAAGCTGGCCGGCCCGAACGGTCTGACGGACGCGATGGAGTACATCGCGCAGGCGGCGACGAAGGCTGGCCCGGAGGGCACTACGGCGTTCGCTGCCGCCCTGAAATCCATGATGGGCACCGCGCCCGGTGCGAATGCGGCGCTGGCCACGGTGGGCGCCAACTACGAGGCCACGGCCGACACCATCAAGGCGGTCGGCTCTGCCACGGCGGACTCGTCGGGGAAGGTCGCCGGTTTCGCGCTGGTTCAGCAGGGCCTGGGTCAGCAGCTGAAGCAGCTGCGCGCCGGGTTCGACTCGGTGATGATCCGCTTGGGCGACTTCATGATCCCGAAGCTGTCCGAGTTCATCTCGCTGATCGAGCGGAAGGGCTCGCCGGTCGTCCACGACTTCGCGAGCGCGATCAGCGGGATCGCGGCTGGCTTCGACGGCCAGGCGCAGAAGCGGCCGGCTGGTCAGGTGGCGACCACGGCGGGCGGTGAGCAACACGGCGGGGCAGCCGCTGCCGCACAGCCGCTGACTGGCTGGCAGGAGGTCGGCGCCGAGCTCAGGTCGGTAGCTGACGACCTGTCGAAGGTGGGCAGCGAGGCCAGTCAGGCCTTCCGCAACCTCACGCAGGCGGCCGGGCCCACGCTGCAGCTCCTGGGCGGTGCGGGCCTGACGGCGCTGCGGACTGTCGCGAGCATCCTGTCCGGCGTAGTTGGGCCCGCTGTGGTGACGGTTAGCCACGAACTGGACGCGCACAAGGGAATCGTGCGGGACCTGATCGCGGTCGCGCTCGTCCCGCTCGCAATCCGACTCACCGCGCTGTCGGTGATCAAGCCGGTCGGCGCGATCGCGGGGCTCGCGAAGGACATCGCCAGCTTTCCGTTCTCGCAGACCAAGTCGCTGATCAGTGATGCCAAGGAGCTGAAGGCCAACCTGTTCGGCGGCCAGGTAAAGGATTCCGACGGGGTCGTCAAGGACGTCGAAGGGGCCTTCCCGAAGATCCGGAGTGCGCTTCAGACGGGCTGGTCGTCACTCAAATCGGGTTCCTCATCCGCTAAGGACCTGTTCTCTGGAGCGTTTGACGCGACCAAGTTTCAGGCACAGTCGGCCTGGTCGTTTATCTCCTCCGGCGCCAGCCAGATGAAGGATTCGTTGGTCTCCTCCTTCAATTCGGCGAGCTTTCGGGCCGCGTATTTGTGGCAGGGCGTCAAGGATGGCGGCTCGCAGGCGCTGACGTGGCTGCGGTCGGTTGGCTCCTCGGCGCTGACGATGGGCTCGAACCTCGGGCAAGCAGCCAAGGCCGGCGCGGCTTCAGCCTGGTCGGGCATGATCTCTGGCCTGCAGTCTGTGGCGACTGCCGGCAAGGCGGCAGCAGCCAGCCTGCTGGAAGCGGCGGTGGCGGCCGGCCAGAGCGCGCTTGCGGCGACTCGCGCTGCAATCGCGTGGGTTGCGGAAAAGGTAGCCACCCTAGCATCGGCAGTTGCCGAGGGCGTTTTGACGGCGGCAGAATGGCTGCTGAATTTCGCGCTCGATGCCAATCCGATCGGTCTTGTGATTATCGCGATCGTCGCTTTGGTGGCGGCCGTGATCTACGCCTGGAACCATTTCGCGTGGTTTCGGGCCGGTGTAGAGGTCACCTTCAGGGCGATCGAGGCCCTAGCACTGTGGCTCTGGCATCAAGTATTCGAACCAGCAGCGCACGGAATTGTCGCGGCCTTTGATGTGGTCGGCTCGTTCTTCTCGAATTTGCCGGGCGAGATCTCGGGCTTCTTCTCGGATGCCGAGAGCTGGCTGGTGGATGCTGGCTCCCGGATCATCCACGGTCTGGTATCTGGCATCAAGTCGGCGATCGGCTCGGTAAAGTCGACTCTGACCAATCTAACCTCCGACCTGACGTCGTGGAAGGGCCCGCCAGAGAAGGACGCGATCCTCCTGAAGCCCGCCGGCCAGCTGCTGATCGGCGGTCTGATCACGGGCATCGACGACAAGATCCCGTCGCTGCGGTCCCAACTCACCGGGCTGACGGCCGAGATCGGGAGCATGCAGCCCGCGCTCGGCCCGTCGGTGGCGAACGCCGGGGCGCTCGCGGTCGCGGGAAGTGCCGGACTGGGCGCCCTGGCGGTCGGTCAGCCTACGGCGACCAACTCAGCCGGCACCGCGCTGCCGCCGATCGTCGTCCAGGTCGACGGCCGCGAGCTCTTCAAGATCATGCAGACGCAGGCTCTCCGCAACGGTCGCAGGAACCCGACCACCGGACTCGTCTACGCGTAG
- a CDS encoding NUMOD3 domain-containing DNA-binding protein produces MTWGTPQPASPARHTVKRHLSQAARARISARMKGRPHPHRGHPLSAATRAKISAALRGRHHPGHRMSVAARAKLSARMRGKHHAGHKLSAAARAKLSAKLRGRKHKPMSTAARAKLRAKLRGRKHKPLSAAAKAKLSAKLRGRHHKGAHHKMSAAARAKLSARLKGRHHKPGHRRPMSAAARAKLSARMRAAHHRGGHHKGHRMSAAAKAKAAATRRAHPRKRQRRRRR; encoded by the coding sequence ATGACCTGGGGCACGCCGCAACCCGCTTCGCCCGCGCGGCACACGGTGAAGCGACACCTGTCGCAGGCGGCCCGGGCCCGGATCTCCGCCCGGATGAAGGGCAGGCCGCACCCGCACCGCGGGCACCCGCTCAGCGCCGCCACCCGGGCGAAGATCTCGGCCGCCCTGCGCGGTCGACACCACCCCGGCCACCGGATGAGCGTGGCGGCCAGAGCCAAGCTGTCGGCCCGGATGCGCGGTAAGCACCACGCCGGGCACAAGCTCAGCGCGGCCGCCCGGGCGAAGCTGTCCGCCAAGCTGCGCGGCCGCAAGCACAAGCCGATGTCGACGGCGGCGCGCGCCAAGCTCCGGGCAAAGCTGCGGGGGCGGAAGCACAAGCCGCTCAGCGCTGCCGCGAAGGCCAAGCTCAGCGCGAAGCTGCGCGGCCGGCATCACAAGGGCGCGCACCACAAGATGAGCGCGGCCGCCCGAGCGAAGTTGAGCGCCCGGCTGAAGGGTCGTCACCACAAGCCTGGCCACCGCCGGCCGATGTCGGCTGCCGCCCGGGCCAAGCTCAGCGCCCGGATGCGGGCCGCGCACCACCGCGGCGGGCACCACAAGGGCCACCGGATGTCGGCTGCCGCCAAGGCGAAGGCTGCGGCGACCCGACGCGCCCACCCCCGCAAGAGGCAGAGGAGACGCCGCCGATGA
- a CDS encoding phage major capsid family protein yields MSRELAEALTAAGASALVPKVIDPNLFEKLRRYSPLIESLPSQKIRTTTYYFNTRNGLASGGAVTDGGARQVSAGSYFQTGATIKNLQVVGAVTGYAEEVTADVIGDLRGREIMGAIKGLRWDTEQMLVAGNAGATQYGPYPQFDGLASQITQFTATGSLGQNCIDAAGGNISISLLNQLIDMVESYTAEQLTSGGADWMLVMSSTSEGALASLLTNQQRFVNEVEIIPGLVVPSYRNIPIVRSSYLGTKGNQMGTVTATPATTGGTLAAGTYYYKVSAVMSRQGEIAACAEVNATTTGSTGTVTLAFSTPSGFQASTPQTYMVYRGTSAGQETLLGYVDATVGLQSDGVTPIPTTSIVDTGTALVPQSGVTVPAQTPATYVGTSTGLKPRSAGQEDIYLMSRDRDNLLRPYVRDIQPKDVFPTTSSPDSMPFAVVSDTCLAIRGPEWVGRLTRVAPAL; encoded by the coding sequence TTGTCTCGCGAACTCGCCGAGGCGCTCACAGCGGCTGGCGCATCTGCGCTCGTCCCCAAGGTCATCGACCCGAACCTGTTCGAGAAGCTGCGCCGGTACTCGCCGCTGATCGAGTCGCTGCCGTCGCAGAAGATCCGCACGACCACCTACTACTTCAACACCCGCAACGGCCTCGCCTCCGGCGGCGCCGTCACCGACGGCGGCGCCCGCCAGGTCTCTGCCGGCTCCTACTTCCAGACCGGCGCCACGATCAAGAACCTCCAGGTCGTCGGCGCGGTCACTGGCTACGCCGAGGAGGTCACGGCCGACGTCATCGGTGACCTGCGCGGCCGAGAAATCATGGGCGCCATCAAGGGCCTGCGCTGGGACACCGAGCAGATGCTCGTCGCGGGCAACGCCGGCGCCACCCAGTACGGGCCCTATCCGCAGTTCGACGGCCTCGCCAGCCAGATCACGCAGTTCACCGCCACCGGCTCGCTGGGCCAGAACTGCATCGATGCTGCTGGCGGCAACATCAGCATCTCCCTGCTGAACCAGCTCATCGACATGGTCGAGAGCTACACCGCCGAGCAGCTCACCAGCGGCGGCGCGGACTGGATGCTCGTTATGAGCTCCACCTCCGAGGGCGCCCTGGCGAGCCTCCTGACCAACCAGCAGCGGTTCGTCAACGAGGTCGAGATCATCCCCGGCCTGGTAGTGCCCAGCTACCGCAACATCCCCATCGTCCGATCCTCCTACTTGGGGACCAAGGGCAACCAGATGGGCACCGTGACCGCTACCCCGGCGACCACCGGCGGAACGCTCGCGGCCGGCACCTACTACTACAAGGTGTCGGCGGTCATGTCCCGCCAGGGCGAGATCGCCGCCTGCGCCGAGGTGAACGCGACCACGACCGGCTCCACCGGCACGGTCACCCTCGCGTTCTCCACCCCGTCCGGGTTCCAAGCCTCCACCCCGCAGACCTACATGGTGTACCGCGGCACCTCGGCCGGCCAGGAGACCCTGCTCGGCTACGTGGACGCCACTGTCGGCCTCCAGTCGGACGGCGTCACACCGATTCCGACCACGAGCATCGTCGACACGGGCACCGCGCTGGTGCCGCAGTCCGGCGTGACCGTCCCGGCGCAGACCCCGGCCACCTACGTCGGCACCAGCACCGGCCTCAAGCCGCGCAGCGCGGGCCAGGAGGACATCTACCTGATGTCCCGCGACCGCGACAACCTGCTGCGGCCCTACGTCCGCGACATCCAGCCCAAGGACGTGTTCCCGACCACCAGCTCGCCGGACTCGATGCCGTTCGCGGTCGTCTCCGACACCTGCCTCGCGATCCGCGGCCCCGAGTGGGTCGGCCGGCTGACGCGCGTCGCCCCGGCCCTGTAA